In Pseudobacter ginsenosidimutans, the following are encoded in one genomic region:
- a CDS encoding diflavin oxidoreductase, which produces MLVEPKLKTLLELVKTSSREELVWMNGYLAGLLERPATPVTVEAAVQQAANIIQQPLAAPAAAPAKPAVQKITLAYGTETGNSKKLATDFAGQAKKAGINAKLVSLDQYRLNDLSKEEYFFAIISTQGDGEPPATAKKFFDHIYQNGAKLQMKFGVLALGDTSYPLYCKAGEDVDAQLQKLGGQRIVPLQKCDTDYESDAGSWFNAVLQTLSTGGAQTAPQIAAVPAAPVRKSSHKKLYSGTVLSSVNLNDRGSSKETYHIEIGVEEDVDYLPGDSIGIIPENPAATVAAILNLTGIDPKLIVNFRNEPLPVEQLLRTRLNIIYLPERVVNQYAKLVQQDIPATRIGLLDLLKIYPVRDAAQFEEVVALLEPITPRLYSISSAPAAHDREVHLTVARDTFYVNDECKYGLCSNYLAQQAENGEFDFYVHRNNQFRLPETDTDVIMIGPGTGIAPFRSFLWERDATGGDGRNWLFFGEQHFVSDFLYQTEIQNWLQTGTLHKLSVAFSRDQQYKIYVQHRILEEGRELWKWIEKGAWIYLCGTRDPMSTDVEYAILQVIERFGGKGSRDAINYLEDMKAAGRFLKDVY; this is translated from the coding sequence ATGTTAGTAGAGCCTAAACTGAAAACACTGCTGGAGCTGGTGAAAACATCCTCCCGTGAAGAGCTGGTGTGGATGAACGGCTACCTGGCTGGGCTGCTGGAACGTCCTGCTACCCCGGTTACCGTCGAGGCTGCCGTACAACAGGCCGCCAATATTATCCAGCAACCATTGGCTGCACCGGCTGCAGCTCCGGCCAAACCTGCCGTGCAAAAGATCACACTCGCTTATGGTACTGAAACCGGAAACAGCAAAAAGCTGGCAACCGATTTTGCAGGCCAGGCCAAGAAAGCCGGCATCAATGCAAAACTGGTAAGCCTGGATCAATACCGATTGAACGATCTTTCCAAAGAAGAATATTTCTTTGCGATCATCAGTACCCAGGGCGATGGAGAACCTCCTGCCACAGCTAAAAAATTCTTCGATCATATCTACCAGAATGGAGCGAAGCTGCAAATGAAATTTGGCGTGCTGGCCCTTGGCGACACTTCTTACCCGCTCTATTGCAAGGCAGGGGAAGATGTGGATGCACAATTGCAGAAACTCGGCGGACAGCGCATCGTTCCATTGCAAAAATGCGATACAGATTATGAGTCCGATGCCGGAAGCTGGTTCAATGCCGTATTGCAAACACTCAGCACCGGCGGCGCACAAACCGCTCCCCAGATAGCTGCAGTGCCCGCTGCTCCTGTTCGTAAGAGCAGTCACAAAAAACTTTATTCCGGTACTGTGCTCAGTTCTGTGAACCTCAACGATCGTGGTTCTTCCAAGGAAACTTATCACATAGAAATAGGCGTGGAGGAAGATGTGGATTACCTGCCCGGCGACAGCATCGGCATCATACCGGAAAATCCTGCTGCTACCGTGGCGGCCATTCTCAATCTCACAGGCATCGATCCAAAGCTCATCGTCAATTTCCGCAATGAACCGCTGCCTGTAGAACAATTGCTTCGCACACGCCTCAATATCATTTACCTCCCCGAGCGCGTAGTGAACCAGTATGCAAAACTGGTACAACAGGATATTCCCGCTACCCGCATCGGTTTGCTGGACCTGCTGAAGATCTATCCTGTCAGGGATGCCGCACAGTTCGAAGAAGTGGTGGCCCTGCTGGAGCCCATCACCCCAAGATTGTATTCCATTTCCTCTGCTCCGGCTGCTCATGACCGTGAGGTACATCTCACTGTGGCAAGGGATACCTTCTATGTGAATGACGAATGCAAATACGGGCTCTGCTCCAACTACCTGGCGCAGCAAGCCGAAAATGGCGAATTCGATTTCTATGTGCATCGCAATAATCAGTTCAGATTGCCTGAAACAGATACTGATGTGATCATGATCGGGCCGGGAACCGGAATCGCACCGTTCCGCTCCTTTCTCTGGGAACGTGATGCAACAGGTGGCGATGGCCGCAACTGGTTATTCTTTGGTGAACAGCATTTTGTCAGCGACTTCCTCTATCAGACGGAAATCCAGAACTGGTTGCAAACAGGCACACTCCATAAATTGAGTGTCGCTTTCTCGAGAGACCAGCAATATAAAATATATGTGCAGCACCGCATCCTGGAAGAGGGCAGGGAACTCTGGAAATGGATCGAAAAAGGCGCGTGGATCTATCTCTGCGGTACCCGGGATCCCATGAGTACGGATGTGGAATACGCTATCCTGCAGGTGATAGAAAGATTCGGAGGCAAAGGCAGCAGGGATGCCATCAATTACCTGGAAGACATGAAAGCCGCTGGCAGATTTTTGAAAGATGTTTACTAA
- the cobA gene encoding uroporphyrinogen-III C-methyltransferase, with protein MPNQPITTGKVIIAGAGPGDPELLTVKALRALQQADVVLADRLVSEQVLVEYVRSGAEIIPVGKQCRRGASTPQEIINELMLEHASAGKLVVRLKGGDVSIFSNVLDELQVLKDAGIPYEIIPGVTAALGAAAYAGIPLTARQYSTAVRFLTFYRNEVIDENYWKELAATDDTLVFYMSSETLDGVVSNLVKNGISADKLLAVVEQATTPLQNVQVTNLYDYAQNWQNKSFVSPALVIIGKVVALHEQFAWIANSHSSESYFKPVAKLFTASTVVATEKANQHVSRA; from the coding sequence ATGCCAAACCAACCCATAACAACAGGAAAAGTGATCATCGCCGGAGCAGGTCCGGGTGATCCTGAATTACTCACCGTGAAAGCCCTCCGCGCGCTGCAACAGGCAGACGTGGTGCTGGCAGACAGGCTGGTCAGCGAACAGGTACTGGTTGAATATGTAAGATCAGGAGCCGAGATCATTCCCGTAGGAAAGCAATGCCGCCGGGGCGCCAGCACACCGCAGGAGATCATCAATGAGCTGATGCTGGAACATGCTTCAGCAGGTAAGCTGGTAGTACGTTTGAAAGGAGGCGATGTAAGCATTTTCTCCAACGTACTGGATGAACTGCAGGTATTGAAAGATGCCGGTATTCCCTACGAGATCATTCCCGGAGTTACTGCTGCACTGGGAGCCGCTGCTTATGCCGGTATTCCGCTTACGGCGCGTCAGTACAGCACGGCCGTTCGCTTTCTCACTTTCTACAGGAATGAAGTGATCGACGAAAATTACTGGAAAGAACTGGCCGCCACTGACGACACGCTCGTGTTCTACATGAGCTCTGAAACACTGGATGGCGTGGTGAGTAACCTGGTGAAGAATGGTATCAGTGCAGACAAGCTGCTGGCCGTTGTTGAACAAGCCACCACTCCGCTGCAAAATGTACAGGTAACTAACCTGTACGATTATGCGCAGAACTGGCAGAACAAGAGTTTTGTGAGCCCGGCGCTGGTGATCATCGGAAAGGTAGTGGCACTGCATGAGCAGTTTGCCTGGATCGCCAATAGTCATTCCAGCGAATCATATTTTAAACCAGTAGCCAAATTGTTTACAGCGTCAACAGTTGTTGCTACAGAAAAAGCGAATCAACATGTTAGTAGAGCCTAA
- a CDS encoding TonB-dependent receptor — protein MRKELNRSGIFALSLNRSVQEQAGKKSLYALLLLILSLPVFSNLQAQENTIIEISGQVIDQQKKEPVPDVSIQIKGSVNGTITNSSGAFVLRTKQKLPFTLVVSSVGFQPQELEVKSLGSKLQIELVTQTVLGNEVVVTASRVAESILKSPVAIEKLDIRAIRETPAPSFYDALENVKGVQMTTSSLTFKVPNTRGFNIPNNFRFMQLVDGVDMQAATLGVPLGNAIGPTELDIASVEITPGAASALYGMNAINGMANLITKSPFTHQGLSVYHKTGVNHVDGKDRDVSLLTESAIRYAHAWKNKFAFKINASYLRGTDWVSSTATDQNPNNLNTANPGFKELNGAANNPAYDAWNRYGDENNNAVTIQGVTYNGSPRTFILRRTGYWEKDLVKPEVDNLKFDAALHYRITENAELSYSYRFGKMDGVFQRGNKIQLDNVIVQNHKLELKGHNYFVRTYVSLENTGDSYNLKPLADNLQLTQSSNAVWGDKFKTALQAALATNDLATAMRIARQAADAGRVEPGTQAYNDLFNQIIQINNWDHKNAGIAGAPATGGAWLKQESRVYHADAQWDLSNKIKFVDLLVGADARIYEVIPDGNNFVDFSRPLAERNQPVKPGSDDFGKNVYYKKYGAFVQATKTFFNEKLKAFVSLRFDHNTEFDPKFNPRVALVYTLSEKHNFRASFQNGFRFPALFEALSFVNNGNVRRVGGLSFINDGLGYLENSYTLTSVNAFNAAYNKDRDPSLPPKTVDPAAALKNRALLEVTALSPTRPERINSFEAGYKSVLLGNKLILDIDAYLNEYDGFLGQVEVAVPTSGKINTDAGVTDMVADNRSKQTRYRVYTNAKNKYRNYGSSLGVTWIAYKKFTLGGNVNFNDIVSNKTTDVFITGFNTPKWVTNLSFGNREVVKNIGFNVVWKWQDAFFWESPLANGRVSAYSTIDAQVSFKLPKLKTTIKAGGANILNNRYIQYAAGPTIGALYYAAITVDGILK, from the coding sequence ATGAGAAAGGAATTGAATCGTTCCGGAATTTTCGCTTTATCCCTCAACAGGAGCGTGCAGGAACAGGCCGGTAAAAAAAGCCTGTACGCCTTGCTGCTGCTCATTCTCAGCTTACCCGTATTTTCAAACCTGCAGGCGCAGGAAAATACCATTATCGAAATCTCCGGTCAGGTGATCGATCAGCAAAAGAAAGAACCGGTCCCGGATGTAAGCATACAGATCAAAGGTTCCGTAAACGGAACTATCACCAATAGCAGCGGCGCATTTGTGTTGCGCACCAAACAGAAACTTCCATTTACTCTTGTAGTGAGCTCTGTGGGTTTTCAGCCGCAGGAGCTGGAAGTGAAAAGTCTTGGCAGCAAGCTGCAGATAGAACTGGTTACACAGACTGTGCTTGGCAATGAAGTGGTGGTAACCGCTTCACGTGTGGCTGAAAGTATTTTGAAATCCCCTGTGGCTATCGAGAAACTCGATATCCGTGCTATTCGTGAAACGCCTGCACCCAGTTTTTATGATGCACTCGAAAATGTAAAGGGTGTGCAAATGACCACCAGTAGTCTGACTTTCAAAGTTCCCAATACCCGTGGGTTTAATATCCCCAACAATTTCCGTTTTATGCAACTGGTGGATGGTGTTGACATGCAGGCGGCCACTCTCGGTGTTCCCCTGGGAAATGCCATTGGACCTACTGAGCTGGACATTGCCAGTGTGGAGATCACGCCAGGAGCGGCTTCTGCGTTGTATGGCATGAATGCCATCAATGGTATGGCCAATCTCATCACTAAAAGTCCATTCACCCACCAGGGTTTGAGCGTATACCACAAAACTGGTGTGAACCATGTAGATGGTAAAGACAGGGATGTAAGCCTGCTAACGGAGTCGGCTATCCGATATGCGCATGCCTGGAAGAATAAATTCGCTTTCAAGATCAATGCCAGCTACCTGCGGGGAACCGATTGGGTGAGCAGTACAGCCACAGATCAAAATCCCAATAATCTAAATACCGCCAATCCAGGTTTCAAGGAACTGAACGGGGCAGCCAATAATCCCGCTTACGATGCCTGGAACCGCTATGGCGATGAGAACAACAATGCCGTTACCATCCAGGGGGTGACTTACAATGGCAGCCCGCGTACTTTCATTCTTCGCCGGACAGGTTATTGGGAAAAAGACCTGGTGAAACCTGAAGTGGATAATCTGAAATTCGACGCTGCATTACATTATCGCATAACCGAAAATGCGGAATTGAGTTACAGCTACCGCTTTGGGAAGATGGATGGCGTATTCCAGCGCGGGAATAAGATCCAGCTGGACAATGTAATTGTGCAGAACCACAAGCTGGAACTGAAAGGACATAATTATTTCGTGCGCACTTACGTGAGCCTTGAAAATACCGGCGACTCCTATAACCTGAAGCCGCTGGCAGATAATCTGCAACTGACTCAGTCCTCAAATGCAGTTTGGGGCGATAAGTTCAAAACGGCGCTTCAGGCTGCACTGGCTACAAACGATCTGGCCACTGCCATGCGCATTGCCCGCCAGGCCGCTGATGCAGGAAGGGTTGAGCCCGGTACACAGGCTTACAATGATCTCTTCAACCAGATCATCCAGATCAATAACTGGGACCATAAGAATGCAGGAATTGCCGGAGCCCCGGCAACTGGCGGAGCCTGGCTGAAGCAGGAAAGCCGCGTGTACCACGCAGATGCACAATGGGACCTCAGTAACAAGATCAAATTTGTTGATCTCCTGGTAGGCGCGGATGCACGCATTTATGAAGTGATCCCGGACGGTAACAATTTCGTTGATTTCTCCCGGCCGCTTGCGGAACGCAATCAGCCAGTAAAGCCAGGATCTGATGATTTCGGTAAGAATGTGTACTACAAAAAATATGGCGCGTTTGTGCAGGCCACAAAAACATTCTTCAATGAAAAACTGAAAGCTTTCGTATCGCTTCGCTTCGATCACAATACTGAATTCGATCCGAAATTCAATCCACGTGTAGCGCTGGTGTATACACTTTCCGAAAAACATAATTTCCGCGCGTCTTTCCAGAATGGCTTCCGTTTCCCTGCATTGTTTGAAGCATTGTCTTTCGTAAACAATGGGAATGTGAGAAGGGTAGGCGGACTGAGCTTTATCAATGATGGTTTGGGTTACCTGGAGAACTCCTATACACTCACTTCTGTGAATGCATTCAATGCTGCTTACAACAAAGACCGCGATCCTTCGCTTCCTCCCAAAACCGTAGATCCGGCTGCCGCCCTGAAGAACCGTGCATTGCTGGAAGTAACTGCGCTGAGCCCTACAAGACCAGAGCGCATCAATTCATTTGAAGCTGGTTACAAGAGTGTGCTGCTGGGTAATAAACTGATCCTCGATATCGATGCCTATCTCAATGAGTACGATGGCTTCCTCGGTCAGGTGGAAGTGGCTGTGCCTACCAGTGGAAAGATCAATACCGATGCAGGCGTGACAGATATGGTGGCTGATAACAGGAGTAAGCAAACCCGTTATCGTGTATACACCAATGCAAAGAACAAGTATCGCAACTATGGTTCATCATTGGGTGTAACCTGGATCGCTTATAAGAAATTCACCCTCGGTGGTAATGTGAACTTCAACGATATTGTTTCCAACAAAACCACTGACGTCTTCATCACTGGTTTCAATACACCGAAATGGGTAACCAATCTGAGTTTCGGTAATCGTGAAGTAGTGAAGAACATTGGTTTCAATGTGGTGTGGAAATGGCAGGATGCTTTCTTCTGGGAGAGTCCACTTGCGAATGGGCGTGTGTCTGCCTACAGCACCATCGATGCACAGGTGAGCTTCAAGTTGCCGAAGTTGAAAACCACTATCAAGGCCGGTGGCGCCAATATTTTGAACAATCGTTATATACAATATGCAGCAGGCCCAACTATCGGAGCATTATATTATGCAGCGATAACTGTAGATGGTATACTGAAGTGA
- a CDS encoding DUF2490 domain-containing protein: MRIISITILLVMALATSLNAQTKNKISENQVWLAYMNQTRLSNKWGFWAEAQLRTKEDFFSNFSTAIARVGLTYYLNDNTKITAGYGYVHHFSTGGNQRIDVPEHRPWQQIQWHTKYGGNLRVMQYARLEQRYRRKLENPDKLADGYHFNWRARYSFLLQGPIGAKPYEPGTFSWILNDEIHINFGEQIVNNYFDQNRFFAGFAFHTTKSDQLHFGYMNQFIQLPAGNSYRTNHIARVAYFHNLDLRKK, encoded by the coding sequence ATGCGAATAATTTCTATCACCATCCTGCTGGTCATGGCGCTGGCTACTAGCCTGAATGCTCAAACGAAAAACAAGATTTCGGAAAACCAGGTCTGGCTGGCTTACATGAACCAGACCCGGCTTTCCAATAAATGGGGTTTCTGGGCCGAAGCACAACTCAGAACGAAAGAAGATTTCTTTTCAAATTTCTCTACCGCAATTGCACGTGTGGGCCTAACGTATTACCTGAACGACAATACGAAGATCACGGCGGGATATGGCTATGTGCATCATTTTTCAACAGGGGGAAATCAGCGGATCGATGTTCCGGAACATCGTCCCTGGCAACAGATCCAGTGGCACACGAAATATGGCGGCAACCTGCGTGTGATGCAATATGCGAGATTGGAGCAGCGGTATCGCCGGAAATTGGAAAACCCTGATAAGCTGGCCGATGGTTATCATTTCAACTGGAGGGCGAGATATAGTTTCCTGTTGCAGGGACCTATCGGCGCAAAACCTTATGAGCCCGGCACTTTCTCCTGGATCTTGAATGATGAGATCCATATCAATTTCGGAGAGCAGATCGTGAATAATTATTTTGATCAGAACCGTTTCTTTGCAGGCTTTGCTTTTCATACAACGAAATCAGATCAACTGCATTTCGGTTATATGAACCAGTTCATTCAGTTGCCGGCAGGAAATAGTTACAGGACCAATCATATTGCACGGGTTGCATATTTCCACAACCTGGACCTGAGGAAGAAATAG
- the cysI gene encoding assimilatory sulfite reductase (NADPH) hemoprotein subunit, producing the protein MSTSNQNNLSPVERIKQKSDALRGTLKQSIQDNATGALREDDQSLMKFHGMYQQDDRDRREERSAKKLEWLYSYMIRLRLPGGFLTPQQWEGLHHIAGDHSTGVIKITTRQTVQLHGILKSHVKPTIKAFNTMQLDSIAACGDVNRNVVCNAHPRQSALHEEIFRYADKISKLALPKTRAYYEVWLDEQPILNKEEEADPLYQDRYLPRKFKIGIAIPPYNDVDVFSNDIGLIAIVENDKLTGFNIAAGGGLSTTHGNPNTYARLATVLGFVAGEENTLKAVYEIITIQRDFGNRSDRKQARLKYTLDKMGVPEFKAELEKRCGFALEPEKPYQFTQRRDDYGWYQNHEGKWNYTVFTENGRVLDDDKLAIKTALLEVAKTGAANFRFTCNQNVILSDILPENRQQVEDILIRFGLIAHTDNAGAVRKSAIACVAFNTCPLALAEAQRYLPTLITKLEPVLQKHGLADDEISLRMTGCPNGCGRPYAAEIGLIGTAYGQYNLHIGGDRFGYRLNKKYKENLDEPAILSELDNLLGTYSQQRYSGETFGDFAIRNNWV; encoded by the coding sequence ATGAGCACAAGCAACCAAAATAATCTCTCTCCGGTAGAACGGATCAAACAAAAAAGTGATGCACTGCGCGGCACGCTTAAACAAAGTATTCAGGATAATGCAACCGGCGCACTGCGTGAAGATGATCAAAGCCTGATGAAATTCCACGGCATGTACCAGCAGGACGATCGCGATCGCCGCGAAGAACGTTCCGCCAAAAAACTGGAATGGCTTTACTCATACATGATCCGCCTGAGGCTGCCCGGAGGATTCCTTACTCCGCAACAATGGGAAGGGCTGCATCATATTGCCGGCGATCATTCCACCGGTGTGATAAAGATCACCACAAGACAGACCGTGCAGTTGCATGGGATCCTCAAATCACATGTGAAGCCAACCATCAAGGCATTCAATACCATGCAGCTGGATTCCATTGCCGCCTGCGGCGATGTGAACAGGAACGTGGTCTGCAATGCGCATCCAAGGCAATCCGCATTACATGAAGAGATCTTCAGGTATGCAGACAAGATCAGCAAACTGGCATTGCCGAAAACACGCGCCTACTACGAAGTTTGGCTGGATGAACAACCGATCCTCAATAAGGAGGAAGAAGCAGATCCTCTGTACCAGGACAGGTACCTGCCGCGCAAATTCAAGATCGGCATCGCTATCCCGCCATATAATGATGTGGATGTGTTCAGTAATGATATCGGACTGATCGCAATAGTGGAAAACGATAAACTGACCGGTTTCAATATTGCTGCCGGCGGCGGTCTCAGCACCACGCATGGTAATCCCAATACCTACGCCAGACTGGCCACTGTACTGGGTTTTGTGGCAGGTGAAGAGAACACGCTCAAGGCAGTTTATGAGATCATCACCATACAACGTGATTTCGGCAACCGTAGTGACCGCAAACAGGCCCGCCTCAAATACACACTCGACAAAATGGGTGTTCCTGAGTTCAAGGCCGAACTGGAAAAGCGTTGCGGATTTGCACTCGAACCTGAAAAGCCTTACCAGTTCACACAAAGGCGCGATGATTACGGATGGTACCAGAACCATGAAGGCAAATGGAATTACACGGTATTCACCGAGAATGGCCGTGTACTCGATGACGATAAACTGGCTATCAAAACTGCATTGCTGGAAGTAGCAAAGACCGGGGCAGCCAATTTCCGGTTTACCTGCAACCAGAATGTGATACTCAGTGATATCCTTCCTGAGAACAGGCAACAGGTGGAGGATATCCTGATCAGGTTCGGCCTTATTGCACATACAGACAATGCTGGCGCTGTGCGCAAGAGTGCCATCGCTTGTGTGGCATTCAACACCTGTCCGTTAGCGTTAGCTGAAGCACAGCGCTATCTGCCCACCCTCATCACCAAACTGGAGCCTGTACTGCAGAAACATGGACTGGCTGATGATGAGATCTCCCTTCGCATGACCGGTTGCCCCAATGGATGCGGAAGGCCCTATGCTGCTGAGATCGGATTGATCGGAACGGCTTATGGTCAATACAACCTGCATATCGGGGGAGACAGGTTTGGTTATCGTTTAAACAAAAAATATAAAGAAAACCTGGACGAGCCTGCAATTCTGAGTGAGCTGGATAATTTGCTGGGTACCTACAGCCAGCAAAGGTATAGCGGGGAAACTTTCGGAGATTTTGCTATCAGGAACAATTGGGTTTAA
- a CDS encoding TSUP family transporter produces the protein MSESTSIKDQLPSTVAATDSNHLFPVFLKLESLRVLLVGAGNVGLEKLSAMLDNAPGANVTVVAPTIGEGLRKLAEHHPRVLLQERNFELTDLEAKDLVIVAINNKDISRHIYEASRSYNLLINVADTPDLCDFYLGSIVQKGQLKIAISTNGKSPTAARRIKEVLNHALPAELNEVLNNLNAVRSRLNGNFAEKVKKLNELTKILVEEGSEKDRKWRRIATRSLQVFALMLIGHFIFSYVPWQGILDGTVDLYKTLEPNFPIMLLAGFLAQLVDGALGMGYGVTSATILLSAGVNPAAISGSIHTAEMFASGASGYSHYKFGNVNKKLFKALLIPGVIGAILGAVLLIYMGEKYADYIRPVMAAYTLFLGVRILSNAFRKPKPQKKFKRYGALAGAGGFLDSFGGGGWGPIVTTTLITKGRSPRFVIGSVSLTEFFVTLASAFTFFTFLGVSHWQTILALVVGGLIAAPLAAKLAGRLPRKTAFILLGCLVIIWSVRILVKIL, from the coding sequence ATGAGCGAATCAACTTCAATTAAAGATCAACTGCCTTCTACGGTTGCAGCCACAGATAGCAATCATCTTTTTCCTGTTTTCCTGAAGCTGGAATCACTGCGTGTTTTGTTGGTGGGCGCTGGAAATGTAGGTCTGGAGAAGCTTTCAGCAATGCTGGACAATGCCCCCGGGGCCAACGTGACTGTAGTAGCTCCCACTATCGGGGAGGGACTGCGTAAGCTCGCCGAACATCATCCACGGGTATTGTTGCAGGAAAGGAATTTCGAGCTTACCGATCTGGAAGCAAAGGACCTGGTGATTGTTGCCATCAACAACAAAGATATCAGCAGGCATATCTATGAGGCATCGCGCTCTTACAATTTGCTGATCAATGTGGCCGATACGCCAGATCTCTGCGATTTCTATTTGGGATCGATCGTGCAGAAAGGACAGCTGAAGATCGCGATCTCCACCAATGGTAAATCGCCTACGGCTGCCAGGCGGATAAAGGAAGTGCTCAACCATGCATTGCCTGCAGAGCTCAACGAAGTGCTCAATAACCTGAACGCTGTGCGTAGCCGGCTCAACGGAAACTTTGCAGAGAAAGTGAAAAAGTTGAATGAGCTTACGAAGATACTGGTGGAAGAAGGTTCCGAGAAAGACCGTAAATGGAGAAGGATCGCAACGAGATCATTACAGGTCTTTGCATTGATGCTGATCGGTCATTTCATTTTCAGTTATGTTCCCTGGCAGGGGATCCTGGATGGAACTGTTGATCTGTACAAAACACTGGAACCGAATTTTCCCATCATGCTGCTGGCCGGATTTTTGGCCCAGCTGGTGGATGGTGCACTGGGCATGGGCTATGGCGTAACAAGTGCAACAATATTATTATCGGCCGGTGTGAACCCCGCTGCTATTTCGGGCAGTATTCACACGGCGGAGATGTTTGCAAGTGGCGCTTCGGGTTATAGTCATTATAAATTCGGAAATGTAAACAAGAAATTATTCAAGGCTTTGCTGATACCGGGAGTGATCGGCGCTATTCTTGGTGCTGTTTTGCTGATCTACATGGGAGAGAAATATGCTGATTATATCCGTCCTGTAATGGCGGCCTATACGCTTTTCCTGGGTGTGCGCATTTTATCGAATGCATTCCGCAAACCAAAGCCTCAAAAGAAGTTCAAAAGATATGGTGCATTAGCGGGAGCTGGTGGATTCCTGGATTCCTTCGGCGGTGGAGGATGGGGGCCAATCGTAACAACAACGCTGATCACAAAAGGGCGTAGTCCGCGTTTCGTGATCGGGTCTGTGAGCCTCACTGAATTCTTTGTGACACTCGCCAGTGCTTTCACATTCTTTACATTTTTAGGGGTGAGCCATTGGCAGACGATCCTGGCGCTGGTAGTGGGCGGGTTGATCGCGGCGCCTTTAGCGGCAAAGCTGGCAGGAAGATTGCCGAGGAAAACGGCTTTCATTTTGCTGGGATGCCTGGTGATCATCTGGAGCGTAAGGATATTGGTGAAGATCTTGTAG
- the epsC gene encoding serine O-acetyltransferase EpsC has protein sequence MSANKFVQELYQLKLKNTQVFPDKVITEQFIDQLFALLFVPRSGRQQTIVEFQNEYESLKSHLSTLVYDVVHDGNRTQSITDKFFDELPSLHELLLKDAAAITAYDPAAESFEEVIVAYPGFFAIAVYRFAHQLWEQQVKILPRLFTEYAHGKTGIDIHPGAAIGESFFIDHGTGIVIGETTVIGNNVRIYQGVTLGALSGTKEKAAGKRHPSIEDNVIIYSGATILGGETVIGKNSTIGGNVWITYSVPAGSLVYHKSEVVAKKDFSFTDAVNGILGRRDSAAV, from the coding sequence ATGAGTGCGAACAAATTTGTACAGGAACTGTACCAGCTGAAACTGAAGAACACACAGGTATTCCCTGATAAAGTGATTACTGAGCAATTCATCGATCAGCTCTTTGCACTGCTGTTCGTTCCCCGTTCCGGCAGGCAGCAAACCATCGTTGAATTCCAGAATGAGTACGAATCCCTGAAAAGCCACCTGAGCACGCTGGTGTATGATGTGGTGCACGACGGGAACCGTACGCAGTCCATCACCGACAAATTCTTTGACGAGTTGCCCTCGCTGCATGAACTGCTCCTGAAAGACGCAGCAGCCATCACTGCTTATGATCCCGCAGCAGAGAGCTTTGAAGAAGTGATCGTTGCCTATCCGGGTTTCTTTGCCATTGCGGTCTACCGCTTTGCGCACCAGCTCTGGGAACAACAGGTGAAGATCCTGCCAAGGCTGTTTACGGAATATGCACACGGGAAAACGGGGATCGATATCCACCCCGGCGCGGCGATCGGAGAATCCTTCTTCATTGACCACGGAACAGGCATCGTGATCGGAGAAACCACTGTGATCGGCAATAATGTCCGCATATACCAGGGCGTTACATTAGGCGCATTGAGCGGAACAAAAGAAAAAGCGGCAGGTAAACGTCACCCCAGCATCGAAGACAATGTGATCATCTATTCCGGCGCCACCATCCTGGGCGGCGAAACTGTGATCGGGAAGAACAGCACCATCGGCGGAAACGTATGGATCACCTATTCCGTTCCTGCCGGCTCACTGGTCTATCACAAGAGCGAAGTAGTAGCCAAAAAAGATTTCTCTTTTACGGATGCAGTAAATGGTATCCTGGGCAGGCGCGATAGTGCAGCCGTGTAA